One window of the Pseudofrankia sp. DC12 genome contains the following:
- a CDS encoding HAMP domain-containing sensor histidine kinase, which translates to MLSPGRWSLRTRLLALLLLLLTAVSTAIVGVTALELRSYLIHQVDVRLVAVDQRWVKPLPTDPNARVGGAFGPSATGTPGSGESTPGDGTGLGSTTGPDGGQAGVPPWQGTPAEFVGLRGQSTGTVAAHIVGSKAENAVLLAPGGVTEQLPASEAAKLAAVPVDHRPRTVTLGSYGEYRVTARLVPDGTAVVSGLSLSEVSATVDQLIIVAGCVAGGGVLLLGVVGAVTVRRTLRPLRRVAATAARVAELPLDRGEVTLRVRVPEVDTDPRTEVGQVGAALNHMLGHVGAALAARHASETRVRQFVADASHELRTPLAAISGYAQLTRRIGAQNGFDDPRQSHVPPDVVYALSRVESETKRMTALVEDLLLLARLDSGRPLEHGCVDLSLLVVDVVSDAHIAAPGHRFSLSLPADPVTVRGDQARLHQVLANLLANARTHTPAGTSVVVALELAPGTADSSTGEARLSVIDDGPGIPAELLPNVFERFARGDTSRSRAAGSTGLGLAIVAAVVEAHGGRISVSSAPGRTAFTVTLPRTVPAASPAVAGVAGDLCTADARHPRSVQHPSDDGYAPDEFDASDGLDAPDELYLPDDADAVDDRDPVVDLATAGTGAPAEIRAR; encoded by the coding sequence GTGCTCTCCCCAGGGCGGTGGTCGCTGCGGACCCGGCTGCTGGCGTTGCTGCTTCTGCTGCTGACGGCCGTGTCGACGGCGATCGTCGGAGTGACCGCGCTCGAACTGCGCTCCTATCTGATCCACCAGGTCGACGTGCGTCTCGTCGCGGTCGACCAGCGCTGGGTCAAGCCGCTGCCCACCGATCCCAACGCGCGGGTTGGCGGCGCCTTCGGGCCCAGCGCCACCGGGACGCCAGGCTCGGGCGAAAGCACGCCGGGCGACGGGACTGGCCTCGGCTCGACCACCGGGCCAGACGGTGGCCAGGCTGGTGTGCCGCCCTGGCAGGGCACCCCGGCCGAGTTCGTCGGCCTGCGGGGGCAGTCGACGGGCACCGTCGCCGCCCACATCGTCGGCAGCAAGGCCGAGAACGCGGTGCTCCTGGCGCCCGGCGGCGTCACCGAGCAGCTTCCGGCGAGCGAGGCGGCCAAGCTGGCGGCCGTGCCCGTCGATCACAGGCCACGAACCGTGACGCTGGGCAGTTACGGGGAGTACCGGGTGACCGCCCGGCTGGTCCCTGACGGCACCGCCGTCGTCAGCGGACTCTCGCTGAGCGAGGTCAGCGCGACGGTCGACCAGTTGATCATCGTTGCGGGCTGTGTCGCCGGCGGTGGCGTGCTGCTGCTCGGCGTGGTCGGGGCGGTGACCGTTCGCCGCACCCTCCGTCCGCTACGCAGGGTGGCCGCGACCGCCGCTCGGGTCGCCGAGCTGCCGTTGGACCGAGGCGAGGTCACGCTGCGGGTGCGGGTCCCGGAGGTCGACACCGACCCGAGGACCGAGGTCGGCCAGGTGGGCGCGGCCCTGAACCACATGCTCGGCCATGTCGGCGCGGCGCTCGCCGCCCGGCACGCCAGCGAGACGCGGGTGCGCCAGTTCGTCGCCGACGCCAGCCACGAGCTGCGCACCCCGCTGGCCGCGATCAGCGGCTACGCCCAGCTGACCAGGCGGATCGGGGCTCAGAACGGCTTCGACGACCCACGCCAGTCCCACGTGCCGCCGGACGTCGTCTACGCGCTGAGCCGGGTGGAATCCGAGACGAAGCGGATGACCGCGCTGGTGGAGGACCTTCTCCTGCTGGCGCGCCTCGACTCGGGCCGGCCGCTCGAACATGGCTGCGTCGACCTGTCCCTGCTCGTGGTGGACGTGGTCAGTGATGCGCATATCGCCGCGCCCGGGCATCGCTTCAGCTTGTCCCTGCCGGCCGACCCGGTGACCGTACGTGGCGACCAGGCTCGGCTGCACCAGGTATTGGCGAACCTTCTGGCGAATGCGCGTACCCACACCCCGGCCGGTACCTCGGTCGTGGTCGCACTGGAACTGGCGCCCGGAACCGCGGACTCGTCGACCGGGGAGGCCCGGCTTTCGGTCATCGACGACGGGCCGGGTATCCCCGCCGAACTGCTGCCCAACGTCTTTGAACGATTTGCCCGCGGCGACACCTCGCGCTCCCGGGCGGCTGGTAGCACGGGGCTGGGGCTGGCGATCGTCGCCGCCGTCGTCGAGGCGCACGGCGGCCGGATCAGCGTGTCGAGCGCCCCAGGGCGCACCGCCTTCACGGTCACGCTTCCGCGCACGGTTCCGGCCGCGTCGCCGGCGGTAGCGGGCGTCGCCGGTGACCTCTGCACGGCCGATGCGCGCCATCCCCGGAGTGTCCAGCATCCTTCGGACGACGGGTACGCGCCGGACGAGTTCGACGCGTCAGACGGCCTGGACGCCCCGGACGAGTTGTACCTGCCGGATGACGCCGATGCCGTCGACGACCGGGACCCGGTGGTGGACCTTGCTACGGCCGGAACCGGGGCGCCGGCGGAGATCCGGGCTCGCTGA
- a CDS encoding alpha/beta hydrolase — MASIVLIHGGGFAASCWDLLLPDLTMPAIAVDLPGRGVHPADLGSVSFADCAASVAADVDAAGLDDIVLVGHSMAGCTIPGVMKLLGDRVRHSVFVGCTVPDDGTSCLDMLDPGFRERATKAGSSSGSGLLGSDFARTVFGNDLDDEQFAWCMARMVPEAPGLPAEPVNLAPLRSPTPRTWIRTMRDVIVAPEQQLRFVGNVGGDCSVVDLDAAHMCMISQPAALAAALDKIAAAECGRHRKPVARTGS; from the coding sequence ATGGCCTCTATCGTGCTCATCCATGGCGGCGGCTTCGCCGCATCGTGCTGGGACCTGCTGCTGCCCGACCTGACCATGCCGGCCATCGCGGTCGACCTGCCTGGCCGCGGCGTACATCCGGCGGACCTCGGATCGGTCAGCTTCGCCGACTGCGCGGCATCGGTCGCCGCCGACGTGGACGCGGCGGGGCTCGACGACATCGTCCTGGTCGGGCACTCGATGGCCGGCTGCACGATCCCGGGTGTCATGAAGCTCCTGGGTGACCGGGTCCGGCACAGCGTGTTCGTCGGCTGCACCGTCCCCGACGACGGCACGAGCTGCCTGGACATGCTCGACCCCGGCTTCCGGGAGCGCGCCACGAAGGCGGGGTCATCCAGTGGGTCTGGCCTCCTCGGCTCGGATTTCGCCCGGACGGTGTTCGGCAACGATCTGGACGACGAGCAGTTCGCCTGGTGCATGGCGCGGATGGTGCCCGAGGCGCCGGGCCTGCCGGCCGAGCCGGTCAACCTGGCGCCGCTTCGGTCACCGACGCCACGAACCTGGATCCGCACGATGCGGGACGTGATCGTCGCGCCCGAGCAGCAGCTGCGGTTCGTGGGCAACGTCGGCGGCGACTGTTCGGTGGTCGACCTGGACGCCGCGCACATGTGCATGATCAGCCAGCCGGCCGCGCTGGCCGCGGCTCTCGACAAGATCGCCGCGGCAGAGTGTGGCCGGCATCGGAAACCCGTGGCGCGGACCGGCTCCTGA
- a CDS encoding sigma-70 family RNA polymerase sigma factor, which translates to MPRRADEDDGPTLHAVQTPDFGVSPTGGSVPEVEQLLQRTGRGDGDAFAAFYDQLAARVFGLVKRVVRDPAQAEEVTQEVFVEIWRLASRFDPTKGSAVGWVCALAHRRAVDRVRSAQAATDRERRVGVAWAARVEDNGYDEVTEQVELRLEYERLRRCLSGLTDLQRESILLAYYNGHTYREVAQLLSTPVPTVKTRMRDGLIRLRDCLGVEA; encoded by the coding sequence ATGCCGCGACGCGCGGACGAGGACGACGGTCCAACGCTCCATGCCGTCCAAACGCCCGACTTCGGAGTCAGTCCCACGGGTGGCAGCGTCCCTGAGGTCGAACAGCTCCTTCAACGCACTGGCCGGGGTGACGGCGACGCCTTCGCCGCGTTCTACGACCAGCTCGCGGCAAGGGTGTTCGGCCTGGTGAAGCGGGTTGTCCGTGACCCGGCGCAGGCCGAGGAGGTCACCCAGGAGGTGTTCGTGGAGATCTGGCGGCTCGCGAGCCGCTTCGACCCGACGAAGGGCAGCGCGGTCGGATGGGTGTGCGCACTCGCGCACCGACGCGCCGTCGACCGGGTGCGTTCGGCGCAGGCCGCGACCGACCGCGAACGTCGTGTCGGCGTCGCCTGGGCGGCGCGCGTTGAGGACAACGGCTACGACGAGGTGACCGAGCAGGTCGAGCTGAGGCTCGAATATGAGCGGCTCCGGCGCTGCCTCAGCGGTCTCACCGACCTCCAGCGTGAGTCCATTCTGTTGGCCTACTACAACGGCCATACCTATCGCGAGGTCGCGCAGCTGCTCTCGACGCCGGTGCCGACGGTCAAGACTCGCATGCGCGACGGACTGATCCGGCTGCGCGACTGCCTGGGGGTGGAGGCATGA
- a CDS encoding ATP-binding domain-containing protein, translating into MSNEEVEREQEYVSMLYERLDGFREQAATRLAEVLAERPGGRPQAHTERQAAASTYSRQLARYDAAEDGLCFGRLDLLDDETRYVGRLGIFDESGDYAPLLIDWRAPASRPFYLATAASPEGVRRRRQIRTARRRVVGIDDEVLDLAGADAETGHESLTGEARLMAALTAGRTGRMGDIVETIQAEQDRIIRAENAGVLVVQGGPGTGKTAVALHRAAYLLYTYREQLAKRGVLVIGPNPTFLRYISHVLPALGETSVVLSTVGDLFPGVQATRTESRETAELKGGPRMVELIAAAVRDRQRVPDDPPEIPFEGDTLLLDAATCEAARDRARATHRPHNQARSVFVHAVVDALARQYADRLGADPYADDPLGEDDAPGSGSNLLGAEVLDDIRQELLGDEAVLTALDELWPVLTPQWLLADLFADADLLASAAESAELTDAERDLLPRPDPHGGRAADRMWTSADAPLLDEAAELLGDDEAAALAAAERRRRERIAYAQGVVDILTRDMDDDPDILMVSDLIDAERLAERHEDSDDRSTAERAAADRTWAYGHIIVDEAQELSHMAWRMVMRRCPSRSMTLVGDVAQTGDLAGASSWARVLGPHLGDRWRLERLTVNYRTPAEIMAVAAGVLAAIDPGLEPPRSVRETGTSPWELLVGSDALASQLAVICAREVAELREALGDGPDGGRVAVLVPSALLGDVRPVIGAALPGVTTTGDDPDLESPVAILTVRQSKGLEFDAVLVVEPDRIVEESPRGLNDLYVALTRATRSLAVLHTAELPAALRRLEPGPAVAEAAAR; encoded by the coding sequence TTGTCAAACGAAGAAGTGGAGCGCGAGCAGGAGTATGTCTCGATGCTCTACGAGCGTCTTGACGGCTTCCGGGAACAGGCGGCCACCCGGCTCGCCGAGGTGCTCGCCGAGCGGCCGGGTGGCCGGCCGCAGGCGCACACCGAGCGGCAGGCGGCGGCCTCCACCTACTCGCGCCAGCTTGCCCGGTATGACGCCGCCGAGGACGGGCTGTGTTTCGGCCGGCTCGACCTCCTCGACGACGAGACCCGCTACGTCGGTCGCCTCGGCATCTTCGACGAGTCGGGCGACTATGCCCCGCTGCTGATCGACTGGCGGGCCCCGGCCTCCCGGCCGTTCTACCTCGCGACGGCGGCCTCTCCCGAGGGTGTCCGCCGTCGCCGCCAGATCCGGACGGCGCGCCGGCGAGTCGTCGGGATAGACGACGAGGTGCTCGATCTGGCGGGCGCCGACGCTGAGACCGGCCATGAGTCGCTGACCGGCGAAGCTCGGCTGATGGCGGCGCTCACCGCGGGCCGGACCGGCCGAATGGGCGACATCGTCGAGACGATCCAGGCCGAACAGGACCGCATCATCCGGGCCGAGAACGCCGGGGTCCTTGTCGTCCAGGGCGGCCCGGGTACTGGGAAGACGGCCGTCGCGCTGCACCGGGCCGCCTACCTGCTCTATACCTACCGGGAGCAGTTGGCCAAGCGAGGCGTCCTGGTCATCGGCCCGAACCCGACCTTCCTGCGGTACATCTCCCATGTGCTGCCCGCGTTGGGCGAGACCAGCGTGGTGCTGTCGACCGTTGGCGACCTTTTCCCCGGCGTCCAGGCCACCCGAACGGAGTCGCGCGAGACGGCTGAGCTCAAGGGCGGCCCACGGATGGTCGAGCTGATCGCCGCCGCTGTCCGCGATCGGCAACGGGTCCCCGACGATCCGCCGGAAATCCCCTTCGAGGGCGACACCCTGCTGCTGGACGCGGCCACCTGCGAGGCCGCCCGTGACCGCGCCCGCGCGACGCACCGGCCGCACAACCAGGCCCGTTCGGTCTTCGTCCACGCCGTCGTCGACGCGCTGGCCCGGCAGTACGCCGATCGTCTCGGAGCCGACCCGTACGCCGACGATCCGCTGGGCGAGGACGACGCGCCCGGCAGCGGCAGCAACCTGTTGGGCGCGGAGGTCCTCGACGACATCCGCCAGGAACTGCTCGGGGACGAGGCCGTGCTCACCGCGCTCGACGAGCTCTGGCCCGTCCTGACGCCGCAGTGGCTGCTCGCCGACCTGTTCGCCGACGCGGATCTGCTCGCGTCCGCCGCCGAGTCGGCCGAGCTGACCGACGCCGAGCGTGACCTGCTGCCGCGGCCCGACCCGCACGGTGGCCGCGCGGCGGACCGGATGTGGACCTCGGCCGATGCGCCGTTGCTGGACGAGGCCGCCGAGCTGCTCGGCGACGACGAGGCGGCGGCGCTCGCCGCGGCCGAGCGCCGCCGCCGCGAGCGGATCGCCTACGCGCAGGGCGTGGTCGACATCCTCACCCGGGATATGGATGACGACCCGGACATCCTCATGGTTTCCGACCTCATCGACGCCGAGCGGCTCGCCGAGCGGCATGAGGACTCCGACGACCGTTCGACCGCCGAGCGGGCCGCCGCCGACCGGACCTGGGCGTACGGGCACATCATCGTCGACGAGGCGCAGGAGCTGTCGCATATGGCCTGGCGCATGGTGATGCGTCGGTGCCCGAGCCGTTCGATGACGCTGGTCGGTGACGTCGCCCAGACCGGTGACCTCGCCGGCGCCTCGTCCTGGGCCCGCGTTCTGGGCCCGCATCTGGGCGACCGCTGGCGGCTCGAGCGCCTGACGGTCAACTACCGGACCCCGGCCGAGATCATGGCGGTGGCCGCGGGGGTGCTGGCAGCGATCGACCCTGGCCTGGAACCACCTCGTTCCGTCCGGGAGACGGGTACCTCGCCTTGGGAGCTCCTGGTCGGTTCGGACGCGCTGGCCAGCCAGTTGGCCGTGATCTGCGCCCGTGAGGTCGCCGAGCTGCGTGAAGCCCTCGGTGACGGCCCGGACGGCGGCCGTGTCGCGGTTCTCGTCCCCTCAGCCCTGCTCGGCGACGTCCGGCCCGTCATCGGGGCGGCCCTCCCCGGCGTCACGACCACCGGCGACGACCCGGACCTCGAATCGCCCGTCGCGATCCTCACCGTCCGCCAGTCCAAGGGCCTGGAGTTCGACGCCGTCCTCGTCGTCGAACCCGACCGGATCGTCGAGGAGTCTCCGCGTGGCCTGAACGACCTCTACGTGGCGCTGACCCGGGCCACCCGCTCGCTCGCCGTTCTGCACACCGCTGAGCTCCCCGCCGCCCTCAGGAGGCTGGAACCCGGCCCCGCGGTGGCCGAGGCCGCCGCGCGCTGA
- a CDS encoding bifunctional glycosyltransferase family 2/GtrA family protein yields MTTTGHPQGSAALVEHIPARSEQLGPRPVLDVVIPVYNEEIDLEPCVTRLRRHLVETFPYPFQITIADNASTDQTLAVANRLKELFPEVAVLHLDAKGRGRALRTAWGLSPAPVLAYMDVDLSTDLRALLPLVAPLISGHSDLAIGSRLAPGARVVRGPKREVISRCYNLLLRRALSARFSDAQCGFKAIRRDVARALLPLVQDTDWFFDTELLVLAERSGLRIYEVPVDWVDDPDSRVDIVATAMADLRGIARLGRDLATGRLPVREVRAQLGRRTLTAGTPAAAEATGQRQLIQQLARFGAIGIASTAAYLALFVLLRGWFGAQGANFFALLVTAVANTAANRRLTFGQRGVGARSQIEGLIVFGLGLALTSGALGALRALAPGAGRGVELSALIAANLMATLLRFVAFRAWVFHPRRTGPGASHPPTGQEPAEPVPGRLFRPIRPRSPHSDE; encoded by the coding sequence ATGACCACGACAGGGCACCCGCAAGGCAGCGCGGCGCTGGTCGAGCACATTCCGGCTCGATCGGAGCAACTGGGGCCACGTCCCGTGCTGGACGTGGTAATTCCCGTCTACAACGAGGAAATCGACCTGGAGCCGTGCGTCACCCGACTACGCCGGCACCTCGTCGAAACTTTTCCTTATCCTTTTCAGATAACGATCGCGGACAATGCCAGCACCGACCAGACGCTGGCCGTCGCCAACCGCCTCAAGGAGCTGTTTCCCGAGGTCGCGGTGCTGCATCTCGACGCGAAAGGCCGCGGCCGAGCGCTGCGCACGGCGTGGGGGCTGTCCCCGGCGCCGGTCCTCGCCTACATGGACGTCGATCTGTCCACGGACCTGCGGGCACTGCTTCCCCTGGTCGCGCCGCTCATCTCCGGGCATTCGGACCTGGCGATCGGCAGCCGGCTCGCGCCGGGCGCCCGGGTCGTGCGTGGCCCGAAACGCGAGGTGATCTCGCGCTGCTACAACCTGTTGCTGCGCCGCGCGCTGTCGGCCCGTTTCTCGGACGCGCAGTGCGGATTCAAGGCGATCCGTCGCGACGTGGCCCGTGCCCTGCTGCCGCTCGTCCAGGACACCGACTGGTTCTTCGACACCGAGCTGCTCGTGCTCGCGGAACGCTCGGGGCTGCGGATCTATGAGGTTCCCGTCGACTGGGTCGATGATCCGGACAGCCGGGTCGACATCGTGGCCACCGCCATGGCGGACCTGCGCGGGATCGCCCGCCTCGGCCGGGACCTGGCCACCGGCCGGCTGCCGGTGCGGGAGGTGCGGGCTCAGCTGGGCCGGCGCACGCTGACCGCGGGAACGCCGGCGGCGGCCGAGGCCACCGGTCAGCGTCAGCTGATCCAGCAGCTGGCCCGGTTCGGCGCGATCGGGATCGCGAGCACCGCGGCCTACCTGGCGCTGTTCGTCCTGCTGCGCGGCTGGTTCGGCGCGCAGGGCGCGAACTTCTTCGCCCTGCTGGTCACCGCCGTCGCGAACACGGCCGCCAACCGGAGGCTGACGTTCGGGCAGCGCGGCGTCGGCGCTCGCAGCCAGATCGAGGGCCTGATCGTCTTCGGTCTCGGCCTGGCGCTCACCAGCGGCGCGCTGGGCGCGCTACGAGCGCTCGCGCCAGGAGCCGGCCGCGGGGTCGAGCTCTCGGCGCTGATCGCGGCGAACCTCATGGCGACGCTGCTGCGCTTTGTCGCCTTCCGGGCGTGGGTCTTCCACCCTCGCCGAACCGGCCCCGGCGCCAGCCACCCGCCGACCGGTCAGGAACCGGCCGAGCCGGTGCCGGGCCGCCTCTTCCGGCCCATCCGCCCGCGGAGCCCGCACAGCGACGAGTGA
- a CDS encoding anti-sigma factor, which translates to MTSPSPEAHLLTGAYVLDALDRRDRTEVEAHLAGCPTCAREVTELRVVAGLLGESVPETPPGTLRTAVLREAARTRQLPPLVVEADDELAGRRERRRLRTITAVASAAAAVALVALGVVGGVSLDQHHQLTAERSRAADLDSAVAAAADRLAQPVTGGGTIAVIRFGNQAYVDVQHLPPLSGGRVYQLWMSSPQGVESAGVVGGNAQRAARVLSLRKGVDSVKMTVEPAGGSRQPTTPVIGSAAVHS; encoded by the coding sequence ATGACATCCCCGTCTCCGGAGGCGCACCTGCTCACGGGTGCCTACGTCCTGGACGCGCTCGACCGCCGCGATCGGACCGAGGTCGAGGCGCATCTGGCCGGCTGCCCGACGTGTGCCCGAGAGGTGACCGAACTGCGCGTGGTCGCCGGTCTGCTCGGCGAGTCGGTGCCAGAGACGCCACCCGGCACGCTGCGCACCGCGGTACTCCGGGAAGCCGCTCGGACCCGGCAGCTGCCGCCGCTGGTCGTCGAGGCCGATGACGAGCTCGCCGGGCGGCGGGAGCGGCGGCGGCTGAGGACGATCACCGCGGTGGCCAGTGCCGCCGCGGCCGTCGCCCTCGTCGCGCTGGGCGTCGTCGGTGGCGTCTCCCTGGACCAGCATCATCAGCTGACCGCCGAACGCAGCCGGGCGGCCGACCTGGACTCGGCCGTCGCGGCCGCGGCTGACCGGCTGGCGCAGCCGGTGACGGGCGGCGGGACCATCGCCGTGATCCGGTTCGGAAACCAGGCGTACGTCGACGTCCAGCACCTGCCGCCGCTGTCCGGCGGCCGGGTCTACCAGCTCTGGATGTCGAGCCCGCAGGGCGTCGAGTCCGCCGGAGTCGTCGGAGGAAATGCCCAACGGGCCGCGCGGGTGCTCTCGCTGCGCAAGGGTGTGGACTCGGTGAAGATGACGGTTGAGCCGGCCGGTGGTTCCCGGCAGCCGACGACGCCGGTGATCGGCTCCGCCGCGGTGCACAGCTGA
- a CDS encoding SRPBCC family protein — translation MGQGLQWLSLVAIVASLPVVVLISNVLHEIGHALAALAVGYRVRGFVVGGTSADFSRDGGFLQFGRKFGRAATLISPGSGWITGWRGMVTYGAGAAVNLFVVVVTAPASIGWEFEHGVVVQPGAHTYLPVVTVFFFVVNLVFLVANLIPRVHSSGAVSDGQHLLNLLHSRRLIEWIKIGESSVVIDRPRAQVWHFLDDPRNVTSYDDRVERVYQKPGTPAGVGRILVAHMVPVPPATVGDVVESETVAFDPPRRMMARGARNHSLRVETALRAVGPDSTRLTRTAWLGAKPLAPEQRQRLLSTLGEAGSRLSQENERIRRILTPDTTATLAIPGARARRRARARRV, via the coding sequence GTGGGTCAGGGGCTGCAGTGGCTGTCGCTGGTCGCGATCGTGGCCAGCCTGCCGGTGGTCGTGCTGATCAGCAACGTGCTGCACGAGATAGGGCATGCGCTGGCCGCGCTGGCGGTCGGGTATCGCGTCCGCGGGTTTGTCGTCGGCGGCACCAGCGCGGACTTCTCCCGCGACGGCGGCTTTCTGCAGTTCGGCCGCAAGTTCGGGCGGGCGGCGACGCTGATCTCGCCTGGAAGCGGCTGGATAACCGGCTGGCGGGGGATGGTCACCTACGGTGCCGGCGCCGCGGTGAACCTCTTCGTCGTCGTGGTGACGGCACCCGCGAGCATCGGCTGGGAGTTCGAGCACGGCGTCGTGGTGCAGCCGGGGGCGCACACCTACCTCCCGGTCGTCACGGTCTTCTTCTTCGTCGTGAACCTCGTCTTCCTGGTCGCGAACCTCATTCCACGGGTGCACTCGTCCGGCGCGGTGAGCGACGGGCAGCACCTGCTGAACCTGCTGCATTCGCGGCGGCTCATTGAGTGGATCAAGATTGGCGAGTCGTCGGTCGTCATCGACCGGCCCCGAGCGCAGGTGTGGCATTTCCTCGACGACCCGCGCAACGTCACCAGCTACGACGACAGGGTCGAGCGCGTCTACCAGAAGCCCGGTACGCCGGCGGGTGTCGGCCGGATTCTGGTGGCCCACATGGTCCCGGTCCCGCCGGCGACCGTCGGGGATGTCGTCGAGTCCGAGACCGTCGCGTTCGACCCGCCGCGGCGGATGATGGCGCGCGGCGCCCGTAACCACTCCCTGCGCGTCGAGACGGCGCTGCGCGCGGTCGGGCCGGACAGCACTCGGCTCACTCGGACCGCGTGGCTCGGGGCGAAGCCCCTCGCTCCAGAACAGCGCCAGCGCCTGCTCTCGACGCTCGGCGAAGCCGGTTCGCGGCTCTCCCAGGAGAACGAGCGGATCCGGCGCATCCTCACGCCGGATACGACCGCGACGCTCGCGATTCCCGGAGCGCGGGCCCGCCGTCGCGCCCGCGCTCGCCGCGTCTAG
- a CDS encoding class I SAM-dependent methyltransferase: MPNSVNFDRMADRYDATRGGERRGYLVAEDLAPHLPTRNGRLLEIGVGTGLIAAAFAGLGWEVVGIDLSERMLAYAARRVPGRVARADASKLPVADGCVDACLAVHVMHLVGDAPAVVTEVARVLRPGGRLAVVGGGANVEISDITEVMAVMQAQLARGSLKEREAQDASLGTTAEQAGLRLVEEFFVMREIGETTPAQAAAEVEQRLWSRLWDLPTDTWAEVVEPTIERLRRLPDQDRPRSSALRSPVHIFEAPAV, from the coding sequence GTGCCGAACTCCGTCAACTTTGACCGGATGGCTGACCGCTACGACGCGACCAGGGGTGGCGAGCGGCGCGGCTACCTGGTCGCCGAAGACCTGGCGCCGCACCTGCCGACGCGGAATGGGCGGCTGCTGGAAATCGGGGTGGGTACCGGCCTGATCGCCGCCGCGTTCGCCGGTCTGGGCTGGGAGGTCGTCGGCATCGACCTTTCCGAAAGGATGCTCGCCTACGCCGCGCGGCGGGTGCCCGGTCGAGTGGCCCGTGCCGACGCCTCGAAGCTCCCGGTTGCCGACGGCTGTGTGGACGCCTGTCTCGCCGTCCACGTCATGCACCTGGTCGGGGACGCACCGGCGGTCGTCACCGAGGTCGCCCGAGTCCTGCGGCCCGGCGGCCGGTTGGCGGTTGTCGGCGGAGGGGCCAACGTCGAGATCTCGGACATCACCGAGGTCATGGCGGTCATGCAGGCACAGTTGGCACGCGGTTCGCTCAAGGAACGCGAGGCGCAGGACGCCAGTCTGGGGACGACGGCCGAACAGGCGGGACTGCGGCTGGTTGAGGAGTTCTTCGTCATGCGCGAGATCGGCGAGACGACCCCGGCGCAGGCGGCAGCGGAGGTCGAGCAGCGGCTCTGGTCCCGGCTGTGGGACCTCCCGACCGACACGTGGGCCGAGGTGGTCGAGCCGACGATCGAGCGGCTACGCCGGCTGCCAGACCAGGACCGCCCTCGTTCGAGCGCGCTACGCAGCCCGGTCCACATCTTCGAGGCACCCGCCGTCTAG
- a CDS encoding response regulator transcription factor, producing the protein MPLPPAGAGPSAEDAGTRGLRSGSRETRAADGRALRVLVVDDESVLTELLTMALRYEGWEVAAAGNGTTALRMIDDFQPDAVVLDIMLPDMDGLAVLRGMRSVRPDIPVLFLTAKDAVEDRVLGLTAGGDDYVTKPFSIEELAARLRGLMRRVHGTVAARRNVLSVGDLTLDEDSREVYRDGAEIHLTATEFELLRYLMRNPRRVLSKAQILDRVWNYDFGGQANVVELYVSYLRKKIDAGRQPMIHTMRGAGYVLRPAASPASAGPVRAANPAAIG; encoded by the coding sequence ATGCCGCTGCCACCGGCGGGCGCGGGCCCTTCGGCCGAAGACGCCGGGACACGCGGGCTGCGCAGCGGTTCACGCGAGACTCGGGCGGCCGACGGCCGAGCGCTGCGGGTGCTGGTCGTCGACGACGAGTCCGTGCTCACCGAGCTGCTGACCATGGCACTGCGCTACGAAGGCTGGGAGGTCGCCGCCGCTGGCAACGGGACCACCGCCTTGCGGATGATCGACGACTTCCAGCCGGACGCAGTGGTTCTGGACATCATGCTGCCGGACATGGACGGGCTCGCGGTGCTGCGTGGGATGCGTTCGGTTCGGCCGGATATCCCGGTGCTGTTTCTGACCGCGAAGGATGCGGTCGAGGACCGGGTTCTTGGCCTGACCGCTGGCGGCGACGACTACGTGACGAAGCCGTTCAGCATCGAGGAGCTTGCCGCCCGGTTGCGCGGGCTGATGCGGCGGGTGCACGGCACCGTCGCGGCGCGCCGCAACGTCCTGTCGGTCGGCGACCTCACCCTCGACGAGGACAGCCGCGAGGTCTACCGCGACGGTGCCGAGATCCACCTCACCGCGACCGAGTTCGAGCTCCTTCGCTACCTGATGCGCAATCCGCGGCGGGTGCTGAGCAAGGCGCAGATCCTCGACCGGGTCTGGAACTACGACTTCGGCGGCCAGGCCAACGTCGTCGAGCTCTACGTGTCCTACCTGCGCAAGAAGATCGACGCCGGTCGCCAGCCAATGATCCACACGATGCGGGGCGCGGGCTATGTGCTCCGGCCGGCCGCGTCACCGGCCAGCGCCGGCCCGGTCAGGGCGGCGAATCCGGCGGCCATCGGGTGA